The region GTTGCACGCGCGCGTCCTCATACTCCATCAATTCGTGTTCCAATTGCTGCAATTTCTGAAGGTTTTCAGGATCAAAACCTTTGTCCAGCAGTTGCTTCTCGGCATCCTTCATTTGCTCTTCAATTTGTCTCCCTTGTTGCGATCCCTCTTTCTTATTTAATTCCTGTAAACGTTGACGAAGTTCCTGCTGATCTTTATAAATCTCAAAAAGTTTTTCCATTTCTCCCTCTCCCATTCCTTCGCCGGGTTTCTTTCCTTCGTTTTGCTTTCCTTTTTGTTGTTCTCCCTGCTCCTTAAATTCCTTATTAATTTCCTGCTGCTTTTTAATAATATCCTGAAGTTGAAATTCTGAATTTTCGCCCTTTCCTTTTCCCAGTTGCGGATTTGCCTGTTGTTGCATCATAGAAAGAATTTCACTTAACATATAAGCCAAATCGTTTGCGCCGGTTACTACATATTGTTGACTAGCGGTTCCCTGTGGTAATTGGTTTTCAGCAAGCCGCTCAAGAGATTTATCGATATCAAATTCAATATCGGTTAAGCTTTTAGTAATGTTTTCGGTTATCATAGGATTACTAAGCGCAAGGGAATATAAACTATCATCTATATGCCTAAAGTTTTCCCTAAGGTCGTTTTGTCTTCTAAGCCTGGCCGCGTATCCCGGGTTGTTTATATCTATCTTATTAAAATCCTCTAATAGCTCTTCCTGCTGAAAGGAAAAAGTCACCAAATTATCCAGGATTTGCCGGAGCGTCTCAATATTGGCCTTTAGTTCTTCCCCACTTTGCTGCATAGAACGCTGTTGCATTTTTTGGCTCATTTCTTTCATTTGCTGCGCAGCATTCTTCTGTTTTTCCTTTGCCTTTTCTTTATCTCCTTTTTCTAAATTCTGCTTTGCATTATCCAATTCCTTATCTATACTTTCTTCATCTACTTCATCACGAGGCAAATCGGTTGGCTTTTGTAAATCGTTATTATCATTTTCCAGTTGATCCATTTCTTCCTGAAATTCTTCAAATTCATCCGAAATTTTCTTTTGTTTTTCTAAAGATTCAATATCAGAATTTTCTGACAATTGGTTTTGCCTTTCAGAAAGTTTGTCCAAATCTCTCGCCAGTTTTTGAAGTTTTTCTTCTACATAATAGCGCTTAGTTAATTCTAAAAGCTGCTCTAAGTTTCTTTCCTCACTTTGATTTCTTTTAGAAAGTTCTTCCAGTTTTTCTCCCAACTCTTCCCGGTTAATCTTATCGGCTATTTCTTGCAACTCTTCCAATAGTGCTTCATTCTCCTGCAGGCGTTTTTCATTCCTATCCAAACGCTTTTTGAGTTCATCTTTTTCCGAAGAATCTGAATTCAATTCTTGCTGATTTTCTTCAAAACTGTTTTTAAGTTTTTCAGAATAATTACGCATCATTTCAGATTGCTGCTTTTGGCGTTGAATAAAGTTTTGAAGTTTTTTACGCTGATTATAATCCAGGTTTTCATTTTCCTTTTGCAGGCGGTTAAGTTCATTTAATTCTTCTTCTGAAGATTTAATGTCTTTTAAACTTTCATTCAAATTATTTATAGACTCACCTTGTTGTCTTAACTTCTCCTCTTCTATTTCCTCGCTTGTTTTCTTTCTAAAACTAAAGGTTGAACTTTTTGTATTTTTACTCCCATTCACCGCATCATTATCCCAAAGCTGAAAATAGAAATTATAGGTTTCTCCGGGTTCTAAATCCAAATTTCCGGGAAATGTGTAATGAAAATCATCAAAAGCAGCTTTAGAAATCAAAATCTCTTCTTTTTTAAGGCTATCTTCTTTATTTTCAATATAATAAACCAGGTTTAACCTATTTAACCCGTAATCGTCAGAAAGTTTTCCGTAGAAATATTGTGTAGTATTATCTGTACTATCCAGTTTCTGTTGAATTTCCATTTCGGGATATTCATCCTTGATTATGTTTATGGAATAATCTAAAGCCTCAAAGTTTTTAATAACATTATTTGAAGTACTAACCCGATAATCCAAATGGGAATAAACCGCCTGGGAATATTGGAAACCGGAGTTTTCAGCAGAAAGTTTTATTAAAGAATCTTCAGTCGTAAAATTGAGAATTTCGGTATTTCTAGTATTAAAATTCCAGGTAATATTTGTGCCTTCCGGGACATTTACATTTCCTGAGCCACTTAAACTATCGTTAAGCTTCCCTATGTAATTAGGATAGTCAAACTTCATTTTGAAATCTAAAAGTTTAGGTACTTTTAGGGTTTCAAGGGTATATTCTTTAGAATTAATATCGTTAGCGCTCAATCTAAAATTTACATTACTCTGAAGTCTTTTAAAGGTATATTCAAAACTTCCGGGGGCGATTTGCTTTAAGAAATAGGTTTGTCCGTTGAAAGAGATTTCAGGTTTTTCGGGAGTGATATTTCCTTCTGTTTTTACCAGGATTTTATATTCTGAATTCTCCCTGGCTTTCAAAGAATCGTTTAAAATTATAAACCTGAATGGCGCGGGAGCTTCAAATTCAGTATTATATTTTGCGAGACGATCTAAAGGCGCAGCAACAAGCTTAATATTTCCGGTTACCAAAAGTCCTAAAATCAATATTAATGGAAATAAGGCATATTTTAAATATTTTCTGTTTTCCTTATAATCTACAGCCCGGGTAAAAGGAACTTTATTTAATTCGACCGACTTTTGTTCAATCCCCGCTAATAATAATTCCGACTGTTGCGAATCTTTTTTAAGCTGAAGTATATTCAGCAATTTATCGTTTACTTCAGGGAAATGCGCGCCGATTATTTTTGAAGCTTCTTCATCATTAATTCCGCTGGAAAATTTAAAGAGTTTCGCTAACGGGATTATAATAAAGTATCCCAAAAGCATCACCTCTACCCCAACAAAAATCCAGAATAGAAAACTTCTTGCTGATGGCTCCAACCATAAATAATGCTCTATCGCCAAAACGGCCAAAAAATAAAGCAAGCCAATGGACAGAAATAAGATAATTCCTTTCAGTAATTTATTCAGGTAAAACTTCCTGATAAAAGCAGCCAGCTTTCTTTTAATTTGATTGTAATTTCCCATAATCGAAGCTTAAAAATACAACAATTTTAGCGGAGTGATTTCCCTAGTATTGATGCGACTCTCATTAGGTTTCGTTTAATAAGGTTGTATCTTTGTAGTTAAAAACAAAACTAGATATGTCTGCTAAAGTTCGCGTGCGTTTTGCGCCAAGTCCAACCGGCCCTTTGCATATTGGCGGGGTAAGAACAGCTTTATATAATTATTTATTTGCCAAAAAACACAATGGAGATTTTGTGTTGCGTATAGAAGATACCGATCAAAACCGATACGTTGAAAGCGCTGAAGATTATATTGTGGAATCACTTAATTGGTGCGGAATTCCTTTTGATGAAGGTCCCGGAAAAGAAGGCGATTACGGTCCTTACCGCCAGAGTGAACGCAAAGATATTTATAGAAAATATGCTGAAGAACTTATCAAAACCGATAATGCTTATTATGCTTTTGATACAGCTGAAGAGTTAGACGCACATAGAAAAGACCACGAAGAAAAAGGAAAAACATTTATCTATAACTGGCATAATAGAATGAAATTGCAAAATTCCCTTGCACTTTCTGAAAACCAGGTTAGAGATAAATTAGATGCCGATGAGAATTACGTGATCAGGTTTAAATCTCCTGAATACGAAAATCTCCATATTAAAGATGAAATTCGTGGTGAAATGGAAATTGACACCAGCACTTTAGACGATAAAGTTTTATTTAAAAGTGATGGGATGCCAACTTACCACCTGGCCAATATTGTAGACGATCATTTAATGGAAATCTCTCACGTTATTCGTGGTGAAGAATGGTTGCCTTCGCTGGCGCTTCATTTTATGTTATACAGAGCTTTTGGATGGGATGCTCCTAAATTTGCGCATTTACCGCTTATTCTGAAGCCACAAGGAAAAGGAAAATTAAGCAAGAGAGATGGAGATAAATTAGGTTTTCCGGTTTTTCCGCTGGAATGGAAAGATCCAAATTCTGGAGAAATTTCTGCAGGATACAGAGAAGATGGTTATTTCCCAGAAGCCGTTACCAATATGCTGGCATTTTTAGGTTGGAATCCCGGTACAGAACAGGAATTCTTTAAACTTAACGATCTGGTTGAAGCTTTTGCAATAGACCGTGTTCACAAGGGCGGAGCTAAATTTGATCCTGAGAAAACAAAATGGTTTCAGCAACATTATATGCACGAGGCAGATGAAAAAGTAATCGCTGAAAAGCTGGAAAAGATAATTGACGAAAAAGAAATTAAAGTTTCTTCAGAATACGTTTTAAAAGTAGTGAGCTTAATGAAAGAACGCGCTGTTTTCGTAAACGATATTTGGGATCAGGGTTATTTCTTCTTCCTCGCTCCTACTTCATACGATCCTAAAAATGCGAAAAAAGCATGGAAGGAAGATACAGCCGATCTAATGCAGGAATTAATTCAGGTTTTACAAAAACAGGAAGATTTTAAAGCAGAATCCGTTCAGGCCGAAGTAAAAGCCTGGATCCAACAAAAAGAAGTTGGTTTTGGAAAAGTGATGCAACCTTTTAGATTAGCCTTAGTTGGTGCTATGCAAGGTCCAGATCTTTACGAAATCGCTGAAATGATTGGAAAAGAAGAAACCATTTCCCGCCTGGAAAAAGCGATAAAAACGCTGGGATAAAATAATTCAAGTATACTTATAAAAGTAGGCTGTTTGAAGGGTTATAAATCTTCGTCAAGCTGAACTTGTTTCAGCTTCTAATATGTTTCAAATTAATAACAAATTAGATCCTTAAATAAATTCAGGATGACGTCTTAATATCTTTTTCAAACAGCCTATTTTTTGTTCTTGCCTTCTACCGCATAGCTAAGTAAACTACTTCGGAGCAAGCTCTGGATGCATTATTTTTGGAAAATATAATTTGAATTCGAGGAAAGCCTCGGAGCATTTAATCTCGATTATCGAGGAAAGTTTCACTATCTTGGTGAACAATCAATTTATAAACTTTAAATATGCTTAGCTACGTATTCATCCCCATCATTATTGTTTTATTTCTGGTTATCCTTTTCAGCGGAATTTTTACTGTTCGCCAACAAAAAGCGGCAATTCTTGAACGATTTGGAAAATTTAAAAGCATTAAAAATTCCGGACTTCATTTAAAGATTCCTGTAATAGATCAAATTGCCGGTAGAATTAATTTAAAAGTACAGCAGCTTGATGTTTTGGTAGAAACCAAAACCAAGGATAATGTATTTGTTAAGCTGAAAATTTCGGTGCAATTCCAGGTAATTAGAACCAATATTTACGATGCTTTTTATAAACTAGAAAGTCCGTCAGATCAGATCACTTCCTATGTTTTTGATGTTGTACGAGCTGAAGTTCCAAAAATGATCTTGGATGATGTTTTTGAACGAAAAGATGATATTGCCATCGCTGTAAATCGTGAACTTAACGAATCTATGCAGGATTATGGTTATGACATCATTAAAACACTTGTAACAGACATTGACCCTGATGAGCAGGTAAAACATGCTATGAACAGGATAAACTCCGCAGAACGCGAGAAAGTGGCTGCAGAATACGAAGGAGAAGCCGAAAGAATACGGATTGTGGCTAAAGCCCGTGCCGAAGCCGAAAGTAAGCGCTTACAGGGACAGGGAATCGCCGATCAAAGAAGGGAAATTGCGCGTGGACTTGAGGAAAGCGTAGATGTTTTGAATAATGTGGGGATAAACTCCCAGGAAGCTTCAGCATTAATTGTGGTGACTCAGCATTATGACACATTGCAAGCTATAGGTGAAGAAACTAACAGTAACCTTATTTTATTACCTAATTCTCCCCAGGCCGGAAGCGATATGCTGAATAATATGGTGGCATCCTTTACTGCTTCCAACCAAATTGGGGAAGCTATGCGCAAGAAAAACGAAGAAATTGAGCAGGAGAAAAAGAATCAGGATGATTCCAAACGGAAATAATTGGTAGTAAAAGCTTGAATAGTATTACTAAAAAAGGTTTGAAGATTTATTTTCTAAATCATACGTCATTCTGAATTTATTTAAGAATCTAACATTTTAGAACTCCGAACAAATTTCGGAGCAAGCTCTGAAACAAGTTCAGGTTGACGGAGATAAAAAATAACCTTCAAACCTTTATAATATATCTATAATAAATGCTTATTTCTTTACTGAAGCAGTTACCTTTTTTAAGCCGGTAATTTTAGTTACAGCTTTAAGAATAAAAGCTTTTTGTAAGATAGACCCAGCAATACTTCCCATAAGAGATAAAGGAGACATGGCGCTTTTAGTACGCTCTATATTTAATTTTATCTCTTCCTGGTCTATCTTGGTTTGAAGTTTCAGAATTTTTAAATCCCGATCTATTTCTTTGAATGAACTATATTCCTTCATAGTGATTAATCGTTAAAAACTTTTCTTGAAACTTTTACCAAAAGAAACTTCTCAATGGGTTTTCTTCCGAAGAATAATATTCCAAGGAATAATAAAAAATAGAATCCGCCTACAATAAAATAACCGGAACTAGGTGTACCAATCGCTTCGCTTATAAGTATAGCCACAGCTACAGAGACCAAAATCAAGGCAAAAATGAAAAAGATACCCAGCAATAAACCCTGAACAAGGCCTATGGCCCCTTTCATGGCTTGTTTAAAGAATTCAAGTTTATAATATTCGGCATTGCTGTGTGCGAATGCCTTCAGATTATAATTTAACTCGTCAATACTTCTGGATAGTTTTTCGAATGCCATAAAATTGATTCTATACTACTGCTTTATTTGGTTTGTCTTTAGAATCTCCACCCTTACCGTCTTTTTGTAATTTGGCATTCTGCTTTCTAAGCTCTTCTAATTTAGTTTCCATAGCAGTAAGAATATCATCTGCTTTATGACTTGCTGAAGAAAGAGTTTCCTCTAAACGTTCTTCAAAATCTACTCGAGCCTGTTTAGCTTTTTCGGTTAGATTAGAAGAAGTCTCAGTATACTTTTTATTCAATCTATCCTGAGCCTTTTTAGACTCATCTTTTAATTTTTTACGCGTTTTTTCACCGCTATCTGGAGCATATAATAAACCTACTCCTGCTCCAATTGCAGCTCCGGTAATTAATGCTAATAGTGTACTTCCTGTATTTGCCATAATAGTTTTTAGTTAAGTTATTACTAAACCCAAAGATACAAGATGGGTTAAGGCTATGCTGTTAATAACCGGTTAATATGTTAAAATGCTTTACTAAAATATTCTTAAAAAGCCACTTAACCAAATGGATTACAGCTTATTTCTTCTTTGCCCAGGAATCTCTTAGCCCAACCGTACGATTAAATATAGGGTTCCCCTCTTTAGATTCTTTATCTACACAGAAATATCCTATGCGTTGAAACTGAAATTTATCCTGAATTCCTGCCGATTTTAAACTTGGTTCAACATAACCTGTTATAACTTCTAATGACTCGGGATTAACAAATTCCATATAATCCTTCTCTTTATCGCCATCTGGATTTTCTACGCTGAATAAACGATCGTAAAGCCTTATTTCAGTCTCTAAAGCGTGTTTTGCAGAAACCCAGTGCAAGGTTCCTTTTACTTTTCGCATAGATTCTTCAGTGCCGCTTCCACTTTTACTTTTAGGATCGTATGTACAATGGATTTCGGTTATATTTCCTTCGGAATCTTTTATTACTTCTTCTCCTTTAATAATATAAGCGTTCTTTAAACGTACTTCTTTCCCAAGCGTTAACCTGAAAAATTTTCTATTCGCACTTTCTTTGAAATCTTCCTTCTCTATATACAGATCTCTTGAAAATGGAATTTTCCTACTACCAGCTGATTCATCTTCCGGGTTGTTTTCTGCATCTAACCACTCTTCTTTTCCTTCTTCATAATTGGTAATTACCAACTTTACAGGATCTAAAACACCCATAACTCTTGGTGCTGTTTTGTTAAGATCTTCCCGGGCGCAAAACTCTAAATGTGCCACGTCTATCATATTCTCCCGTTTTCCAACTCCAATAGAATCGGCAAATTTCCTAATAGAATTAGGGGTATAACCTCTTCGTCTAAGACCGGAAATAGTAGGCATCCTGGGATCGTCCCAGGAATTAACAACGCCTTTCTCCACCAGTTGCATAAGTTTACGTTTACTAACTACTGTATGACTAAGGTTTCTACGCGCAAATTCTCGCTGTTTAGGTTTTAATTCACCTTCTTTACTTACTTTTTCAACGAACCAATTATATAATTCGCGGTGTGGTAGAAATTCCAGTGTACAAAAAGAGTGAGAAATACTTTCAATGAAATCACTCTCCCCGTGAGCCCAATCGTACATTGGGTATATCTTCCAGTTATCTTTGGTGCGGTGGTGACTTTTGTGCAAACAGCGATACATTACAGGATCTCGCATAAGCATATTTGGAGATTCCATATTTATTTTTGCTCGCAAAACGTGTCCACGTTCAGGAGTTTCGCCATTTTTCATTTTTTCAAATAGCTCCAGGTTTTCTTCTACGGAACGTTTTCTATACGGACTTTCTTTTCCGGGTTCGGTAGGCGTTCCTTTTTGCATAGCTATTTCTTCTGAAGTCTGGCTGTCTACATAAGCATCTCCATTTTTAATCATTTCTACAGCCCAGTCGTATAACTGCTGAAAATAATCTGATGCATAGCATTCCTTTTCCCATTTAAATCCGAGCCATAAAACGTCTTCTTTAATGGCATCTACAAACTCCTGCTCTTCCTTTATAGGATTAGTATCGTCAAAACGAAGGTTTACAGGAGCATTATACCTTTCACCCAAACCAAAATTGAGGCAGATAGAAGACGCATGCCCTATATGAAGATATCCATTAGGTTCAGGTGGAAACCTGAATTTTAACTCTTCCTTTTTGTGGGTATTTTGAAGGTCTTCTTCTATAATTTGCTCAATAAAATTGAGCGATTTTCTTTCTTCAGCCATAATTTATTAAAATCAAAAACCTCATAAAAGAGGTTAAAATCAGACATTTATTTTTAAATTCGAGCCAGGCTCAAAATATTCCAAGTTTACGGGGAATAAGCAGCAAAGTTACCAAAAAATAGATCGCCGCGCCCAAGCTTTGGTATACAAGAAATAATATATTTAAATGCAACAGAACTCAAATTCAAATCTCTGAGAAAAATAATAAAATCGAGGGCAATAAATATTGAATTAAACCGCCCACCCACTTATCTTTGTAAACTCCTCGGGGCAAGCTCACGAGGCATTATTGAAATACATTTGATTTCGAGCTTAATGATTAGCGCAGGCTGCGAAACTTATAAATCTCGATTATCGAGTAAAAAATAATCTTTTGGGAAGCATTAAGTTAAAAAACATCAGGGTATTTGCCTATCACGGCTGCCTGGATGAAGAAGGAAAAATAGGAAGCGACTATCGCGTAGATCTTAAAGTGAAAGGTGATTTATCACATTCGGCTAAAACCGATTCCCTGGGAGATACCATAGATTACGTTCATTTAAACAAAATTGTAAAAGAAGAAATGGCAATTCGCTCTAAACTTCTGGAAAACGTGGCCGAACGTATTTTAAAAAGGGTTTTAGATGAAATAATTTTAGTACAAAAAGCGAAGGTGGAAGTTTCAAAAATCAATCCGCCGATTGGTGGGAATGTGGCTATGGTTAGTGTAATTAGAAGTAAATCTCGCTAAATTCATTAAAAAAAAATTATTATTTGTAGTTTACAAAACCTTCCTGAACAGCACCGATTAGTTTTATTTTTTAAACTATAAATTTTTATTACATTTGCCAACCCTTAAAGAAACAGGGCATCGTGGCCGAGTGGCTAGGCAGAGGTCTGCAAAACCTTGTACAGCGGTTCGAATCCGCTCGATGCCTCAAGAAAAGCTCCTTTTTTAAAGGGGCTTTTTTTATGCGTAAAATTCAAGGTTTAGCATTTCAAAATTGACTGGTTTAGCGGTTCTCCCGAAGCCTCGGGACGCTCGATATCTCAAAAACCTTCCAAAGTTTACTGGAGCTTTTTTATATTTTATAATTCAGCTTAAAAATTTATAAATAAAAGCATTCAAGCACTTCTCGCGGAGCTCTGATATACCAGATTTTTCAAAATATTATCAAAACTTTATAGATTTTTCAGTTTGAATCTTCTTTAATGGTATCATTGGGAGAAATTGTTTCCATTTGATTTTGAATACCATTGACCTGGTTAGGAAAAAGGCCCTGAAAAATAAGCATTGCACCAAAAACGATGAGCATTATACTAATCCCCTTTTTCATAAGATAGATTCGGTTTGGGGTTAGTTTTCGGTTTAACTTTTTGGCCAGTAGAATCTTGAAAATATCCAGTATAAGGTAAGTACCCAAAACGCTTCCGAAGAAAACCATAATACGATCCTGTTCCATATCCAGTTTTGGCCCAAAAACGATAATTAATCCAAGCCAGAATCCTAAAACTCCAATATTGATGAAATTTAGCAGAAATCCTTTTACTGCCAAACCCATATAATCACTTTTACTGAGTTTTCTGATCTCGGGGGTATCATCTTCCTGCCGAAGTACTTTTTTGGTCTGTACAAAGCTCATAACGCCGTAAGTGGAGAGAATCATCCCTCCAAAGATAAATAGCGCAGGATCGTCTTTAATGCTTGCGAGTAGCTTGGTGGTACTTAAATAGGCGACAAAAAGGAATACAATATCGGCTACAATAACGCCTAAATCGAATGCAAAAGCTGCTCTAAAACCTTTAATAGCAGCAGTTTCCAGTAACACAAAGAATACCGGACCAAGTAAAAATGCCAAAAAAAGCCCTAAGGGTAGGGCTGCTAATACATCCTGAAACATACAATTGTATTATTTTACAAATGTAGACTTTTTAGTTTTTTCTAATTATTTTTCCGCCAAACAGGGTATTTTGATCTAAGGTTTTAGGGTTTCCATACACATTTACCGTGCCTCCTGCCCTAACCTTTGCCTCTACATTTCCACTAGCCGTAATATCTGCAACGCCACCAGCTTTTATACTTATTTTGGTATTTATTGATTTCAAATTTTTCGCGAAAAATTTCCCACCGGTATTGATGTCTATTTCCTGATCTTCGGTTTTACCTTCTACTTCAATTTCGCCTCCGGTGTTTGAATCTACATAGAGTTTTGTAAGATTTACATCTACAAAAATATCGGCACCTTCTGATGCATTTAAATAAAGAAATTCCTGTTCCAGTATAGAATCAACTTTTATCGAAGCATTTTGGCGTGCATCTATTTTCTCCAGTCTTTTAAACTGAATTGTGATTTGGGTATTATCATTACTAAGAATTTCATCAATACTCATCCTAACCTTTAAAATCCCGTTATCTATCTTGAATTTTACATCAGTTCGGTTCTCACCGGTTATTGTTGCCTTATTTTGGTTCGCTTCCTTTAAAATAACTTCCAGCCCATT is a window of Salegentibacter salegens DNA encoding:
- a CDS encoding DUF4175 family protein codes for the protein MGNYNQIKRKLAAFIRKFYLNKLLKGIILFLSIGLLYFLAVLAIEHYLWLEPSARSFLFWIFVGVEVMLLGYFIIIPLAKLFKFSSGINDEEASKIIGAHFPEVNDKLLNILQLKKDSQQSELLLAGIEQKSVELNKVPFTRAVDYKENRKYLKYALFPLILILGLLVTGNIKLVAAPLDRLAKYNTEFEAPAPFRFIILNDSLKARENSEYKILVKTEGNITPEKPEISFNGQTYFLKQIAPGSFEYTFKRLQSNVNFRLSANDINSKEYTLETLKVPKLLDFKMKFDYPNYIGKLNDSLSGSGNVNVPEGTNITWNFNTRNTEILNFTTEDSLIKLSAENSGFQYSQAVYSHLDYRVSTSNNVIKNFEALDYSINIIKDEYPEMEIQQKLDSTDNTTQYFYGKLSDDYGLNRLNLVYYIENKEDSLKKEEILISKAAFDDFHYTFPGNLDLEPGETYNFYFQLWDNDAVNGSKNTKSSTFSFRKKTSEEIEEEKLRQQGESINNLNESLKDIKSSEEELNELNRLQKENENLDYNQRKKLQNFIQRQKQQSEMMRNYSEKLKNSFEENQQELNSDSSEKDELKKRLDRNEKRLQENEALLEELQEIADKINREELGEKLEELSKRNQSEERNLEQLLELTKRYYVEEKLQKLARDLDKLSERQNQLSENSDIESLEKQKKISDEFEEFQEEMDQLENDNNDLQKPTDLPRDEVDEESIDKELDNAKQNLEKGDKEKAKEKQKNAAQQMKEMSQKMQQRSMQQSGEELKANIETLRQILDNLVTFSFQQEELLEDFNKIDINNPGYAARLRRQNDLRENFRHIDDSLYSLALSNPMITENITKSLTDIEFDIDKSLERLAENQLPQGTASQQYVVTGANDLAYMLSEILSMMQQQANPQLGKGKGENSEFQLQDIIKKQQEINKEFKEQGEQQKGKQNEGKKPGEGMGEGEMEKLFEIYKDQQELRQRLQELNKKEGSQQGRQIEEQMKDAEKQLLDKGFDPENLQKLQQLEHELMEYEDARVQQGKNNKRESETNLQQFDNTAKYQSIKAKEYFNSIEILNRQSLPLREIYKQKVKTYFERTDN
- a CDS encoding LysE family translocator, which produces MFQDVLAALPLGLFLAFLLGPVFFVLLETAAIKGFRAAFAFDLGVIVADIVFLFVAYLSTTKLLASIKDDPALFIFGGMILSTYGVMSFVQTKKVLRQEDDTPEIRKLSKSDYMGLAVKGFLLNFINIGVLGFWLGLIIVFGPKLDMEQDRIMVFFGSVLGTYLILDIFKILLAKKLNRKLTPNRIYLMKKGISIMLIVFGAMLIFQGLFPNQVNGIQNQMETISPNDTIKEDSN
- a CDS encoding phage holin family protein, with the protein product MAFEKLSRSIDELNYNLKAFAHSNAEYYKLEFFKQAMKGAIGLVQGLLLGIFFIFALILVSVAVAILISEAIGTPSSGYFIVGGFYFLLFLGILFFGRKPIEKFLLVKVSRKVFND
- a CDS encoding YtxH domain-containing protein, with the protein product MANTGSTLLALITGAAIGAGVGLLYAPDSGEKTRKKLKDESKKAQDRLNKKYTETSSNLTEKAKQARVDFEERLEETLSSASHKADDILTAMETKLEELRKQNAKLQKDGKGGDSKDKPNKAVV
- a CDS encoding DUF6327 family protein, which encodes MKEYSSFKEIDRDLKILKLQTKIDQEEIKLNIERTKSAMSPLSLMGSIAGSILQKAFILKAVTKITGLKKVTASVKK
- a CDS encoding SPFH domain-containing protein; amino-acid sequence: MLSYVFIPIIIVLFLVILFSGIFTVRQQKAAILERFGKFKSIKNSGLHLKIPVIDQIAGRINLKVQQLDVLVETKTKDNVFVKLKISVQFQVIRTNIYDAFYKLESPSDQITSYVFDVVRAEVPKMILDDVFERKDDIAIAVNRELNESMQDYGYDIIKTLVTDIDPDEQVKHAMNRINSAEREKVAAEYEGEAERIRIVAKARAEAESKRLQGQGIADQRREIARGLEESVDVLNNVGINSQEASALIVVTQHYDTLQAIGEETNSNLILLPNSPQAGSDMLNNMVASFTASNQIGEAMRKKNEEIEQEKKNQDDSKRK
- a CDS encoding head GIN domain-containing protein, translated to MKKYLFALFFMSVCVLSAQELTQDLEDFNEIKVYNGLEVILKEANQNKATITGENRTDVKFKIDNGILKVRMSIDEILSNDNTQITIQFKRLEKIDARQNASIKVDSILEQEFLYLNASEGADIFVDVNLTKLYVDSNTGGEIEVEGKTEDQEIDINTGGKFFAKNLKSINTKISIKAGGVADITASGNVEAKVRAGGTVNVYGNPKTLDQNTLFGGKIIRKN
- the folB gene encoding dihydroneopterin aldolase, translated to MGSIKLKNIRVFAYHGCLDEEGKIGSDYRVDLKVKGDLSHSAKTDSLGDTIDYVHLNKIVKEEMAIRSKLLENVAERILKRVLDEIILVQKAKVEVSKINPPIGGNVAMVSVIRSKSR
- a CDS encoding glutamine--tRNA ligase/YqeY domain fusion protein, whose product is MAEERKSLNFIEQIIEEDLQNTHKKEELKFRFPPEPNGYLHIGHASSICLNFGLGERYNAPVNLRFDDTNPIKEEQEFVDAIKEDVLWLGFKWEKECYASDYFQQLYDWAVEMIKNGDAYVDSQTSEEIAMQKGTPTEPGKESPYRKRSVEENLELFEKMKNGETPERGHVLRAKINMESPNMLMRDPVMYRCLHKSHHRTKDNWKIYPMYDWAHGESDFIESISHSFCTLEFLPHRELYNWFVEKVSKEGELKPKQREFARRNLSHTVVSKRKLMQLVEKGVVNSWDDPRMPTISGLRRRGYTPNSIRKFADSIGVGKRENMIDVAHLEFCAREDLNKTAPRVMGVLDPVKLVITNYEEGKEEWLDAENNPEDESAGSRKIPFSRDLYIEKEDFKESANRKFFRLTLGKEVRLKNAYIIKGEEVIKDSEGNITEIHCTYDPKSKSGSGTEESMRKVKGTLHWVSAKHALETEIRLYDRLFSVENPDGDKEKDYMEFVNPESLEVITGYVEPSLKSAGIQDKFQFQRIGYFCVDKESKEGNPIFNRTVGLRDSWAKKK
- the gltX gene encoding glutamate--tRNA ligase — protein: MSAKVRVRFAPSPTGPLHIGGVRTALYNYLFAKKHNGDFVLRIEDTDQNRYVESAEDYIVESLNWCGIPFDEGPGKEGDYGPYRQSERKDIYRKYAEELIKTDNAYYAFDTAEELDAHRKDHEEKGKTFIYNWHNRMKLQNSLALSENQVRDKLDADENYVIRFKSPEYENLHIKDEIRGEMEIDTSTLDDKVLFKSDGMPTYHLANIVDDHLMEISHVIRGEEWLPSLALHFMLYRAFGWDAPKFAHLPLILKPQGKGKLSKRDGDKLGFPVFPLEWKDPNSGEISAGYREDGYFPEAVTNMLAFLGWNPGTEQEFFKLNDLVEAFAIDRVHKGGAKFDPEKTKWFQQHYMHEADEKVIAEKLEKIIDEKEIKVSSEYVLKVVSLMKERAVFVNDIWDQGYFFFLAPTSYDPKNAKKAWKEDTADLMQELIQVLQKQEDFKAESVQAEVKAWIQQKEVGFGKVMQPFRLALVGAMQGPDLYEIAEMIGKEETISRLEKAIKTLG